The following are from one region of the Actinoplanes sp. L3-i22 genome:
- a CDS encoding alpha/beta hydrolase, translating into MKTVLIAALVSTGLAVPVPAWSATPPGPAWSACPASAAVDPRQECGTVSVPVDYARPGGPRLDLAISRLRTAAPGLRRGVLVLIPGGPGNSGVNRPSAYVGKLPQSVLDRYDLVSFDPRGVGASALVSCGLQPADITQTRIMPWPGAGGDITPTVDWSRRAAAACADNGGPVYDSISSRNEARDLDAIRQALGERRISYWGVSYGTYVGAVYATMFAAHTDRVVLDSNDDPDPELVERGWAANYAIGVEDRFPDFAAWAAARDGQYHLGVDPAAVRGTYLRLADSLDREPLPWTGADPPVLDGNTLRSNLLNGLYSDSRFPQLAGLMSAALAGGPLPPTGAAPEAALQNTFAVLNATICHDVRWPRDIRSYAAGVSANRQAFPLTAGMPVNIYTCAFSPAPVEPPVRVTPDGPSNVLLVQNLRDPATPYRKALNLRTAFGDRARMVAVDAGGHGSYLENGNPCGDAWVTAFLTDGTRPAHDVTCPA; encoded by the coding sequence ATGAAAACGGTCTTGATCGCCGCTCTCGTCAGTACCGGCCTCGCGGTGCCGGTGCCGGCCTGGTCCGCCACCCCACCCGGCCCGGCCTGGTCGGCCTGCCCGGCGTCCGCTGCCGTCGATCCGCGCCAGGAGTGCGGCACGGTGTCCGTCCCGGTCGACTACGCCCGGCCCGGCGGGCCGCGCCTCGACCTGGCGATCTCCCGCCTCCGGACGGCCGCGCCCGGCCTGCGCCGCGGGGTGCTGGTGCTGATCCCCGGCGGCCCGGGCAACTCCGGCGTCAACCGGCCCAGCGCCTATGTGGGCAAGCTGCCGCAGTCCGTTCTCGATCGCTACGACCTGGTCTCCTTCGACCCGCGCGGGGTGGGGGCGAGCGCGCTGGTCTCGTGCGGTCTGCAGCCGGCTGACATCACCCAGACCCGGATCATGCCGTGGCCCGGCGCGGGCGGCGACATCACGCCGACCGTGGACTGGTCCCGGCGGGCGGCCGCGGCCTGCGCGGACAACGGCGGGCCGGTCTACGACAGCATCAGCAGCCGGAACGAGGCTCGCGACCTGGACGCGATCCGGCAGGCGCTCGGCGAGCGGCGGATCTCCTACTGGGGCGTCTCCTACGGCACCTACGTGGGCGCGGTCTACGCCACGATGTTCGCCGCCCACACCGATCGCGTGGTGCTCGACAGCAACGACGACCCGGATCCTGAGCTGGTCGAACGGGGCTGGGCGGCGAACTACGCGATCGGGGTCGAGGACCGGTTCCCGGACTTCGCGGCCTGGGCCGCCGCCCGCGACGGCCAGTACCACCTCGGCGTCGACCCGGCGGCGGTGCGTGGCACCTACCTGCGGCTGGCCGATTCGCTGGACCGGGAACCGCTGCCGTGGACCGGAGCCGATCCGCCGGTGCTGGACGGGAACACGCTGCGGTCGAACCTGCTCAACGGGCTCTACTCGGATTCGCGGTTCCCGCAGCTGGCCGGGCTGATGAGTGCGGCGCTCGCGGGTGGCCCGCTGCCGCCGACCGGGGCCGCGCCCGAGGCGGCGCTGCAGAACACGTTCGCGGTGCTGAACGCGACGATCTGCCACGACGTGCGCTGGCCGCGGGACATCCGGTCGTACGCCGCAGGGGTGTCGGCGAACCGGCAGGCGTTCCCGCTCACGGCCGGCATGCCGGTCAACATCTACACCTGCGCGTTCTCGCCCGCCCCGGTCGAGCCGCCGGTGCGGGTCACCCCGGACGGTCCGTCGAACGTGCTGCTCGTGCAGAACCTGCGGGATCCGGCCACGCCCTATCGCAAGGCGCTGAACCTGCGCACCGCCTTCGGCGACCGCGCCCGGATGGTCGCCGTGGACGCGGGTGGCCACGGCTCCTACCTGGAGAACGGAAACCCCTGCGGCGACGCCTGGGTGACCGCGTTCCTGACCGACGGCACCCGCCCGGCGCACGATGTGACCTGCCCCGCCTGA
- a CDS encoding DeoR/GlpR family DNA-binding transcription regulator, whose product MSSLRRADRVSAILERVTATGSVDAGHLADEFAVSAATIRRDLQILEDQRLLSRTHGGAVAVDVAYELPVRYRTGQHREEKTLIARTVAGLLPKGPLTLGLTGGTTTHLLARLLAERVDLTVVTNALNIASELALRPRLKLIMTGGVSRTQSYELVGPIADHALQGLNMAVAVVGVDGISARGGLTTHDEIEANTNATMIRRADRVIVVADGSKVGKVCLAGICPVTDVATLVTDASADPAGIDAIRRTGTEVIIAS is encoded by the coding sequence ATGTCGTCTCTGCGTCGCGCCGACCGAGTGTCGGCCATCCTCGAACGGGTCACCGCCACCGGGTCGGTCGACGCCGGCCACCTCGCCGACGAGTTCGCCGTCTCGGCCGCCACCATCCGGCGTGACCTGCAGATCCTCGAGGACCAGCGGCTGCTCTCGCGGACCCACGGCGGCGCGGTCGCCGTCGACGTCGCCTACGAGCTGCCGGTCCGTTACCGCACAGGTCAACACCGGGAAGAGAAAACCCTCATTGCCCGTACGGTCGCGGGGCTGCTCCCGAAGGGCCCGCTCACCCTGGGTCTGACCGGCGGCACCACCACGCACCTGCTCGCACGGCTGCTCGCCGAGCGCGTCGACCTGACCGTGGTGACCAACGCCCTCAACATCGCGTCCGAGCTGGCGCTGCGCCCCCGGCTGAAACTGATCATGACGGGCGGGGTGTCCCGGACCCAGTCGTACGAGCTGGTCGGGCCGATCGCGGACCACGCGCTGCAGGGGCTGAACATGGCGGTCGCGGTTGTCGGCGTCGACGGGATCAGCGCCCGCGGCGGCCTGACCACCCACGACGAGATCGAGGCGAACACCAACGCCACGATGATCCGCCGCGCCGACCGGGTGATCGTGGTCGCCGACGGCTCCAAGGTGGGCAAGGTCTGCCTGGCCGGCATCTGCCCGGTCACCGACGTGGCCACGCTGGTCACCGACGCCAGCGCGGACCCGGCCGGCATCGACGCGATCCGCCGTACCGGCACCGAGGTGATCATCGCGTCCTGA